One window of the Marinilactibacillus sp. Marseille-P9653 genome contains the following:
- a CDS encoding carbamoyl phosphate synthase small subunit, translated as MLILEDGNIFKGYGFGSDKETIGEVVFNTGMTGYQESITDHSYNGQLLTFTYPLIGNAGINRDDHESVFPTTKAVIVKEYARRPSNWRSQMNLDEFLKEKDIPGLSGVDTRRLTKVIREHGAMKAILTDATENVEKYLKMLAETQLDHNQVAQVSTTRPYVSPDNGRKVVVIDFGLKHSILHELNKRSCHVTVLPHDTKAETIMNLDPDGVMLTNGPGDPTDLPEVLKMIQAIQPQVPVFGICLGHQLIALANGARTYKMNFGHRGFNHPVKEIATGKIAFTSQNHGYSVEKESIDPNQLRVTHLEINDGTIEGLRHRTHPVFSVQYHPDAAPGPHDAEDLFDQFTELMDSWKAGNKDA; from the coding sequence ATGTTGATTTTAGAGGATGGGAATATATTTAAAGGATACGGATTTGGATCAGACAAAGAAACGATTGGAGAAGTCGTCTTCAACACAGGGATGACAGGATATCAGGAATCCATCACGGATCATTCTTATAATGGACAACTGCTAACATTTACTTATCCGCTAATAGGAAATGCAGGAATCAATCGCGATGACCATGAATCAGTTTTTCCAACGACAAAAGCAGTCATCGTTAAAGAATATGCTAGAAGGCCCTCTAACTGGCGTAGTCAGATGAACTTAGATGAATTTTTAAAAGAAAAAGATATTCCAGGACTTTCAGGGGTAGACACAAGAAGATTAACTAAAGTCATTAGAGAACATGGAGCTATGAAAGCAATCTTAACGGACGCTACAGAAAATGTCGAAAAATACCTAAAAATGCTAGCTGAAACGCAACTTGATCACAATCAAGTTGCGCAAGTTTCCACAACGAGGCCTTACGTAAGCCCAGATAACGGCAGAAAGGTTGTTGTCATCGACTTTGGCTTAAAACATAGTATTTTACACGAACTGAATAAACGCTCTTGCCATGTAACAGTCCTTCCACATGATACAAAAGCTGAAACCATTATGAATCTTGATCCAGACGGCGTTATGCTAACGAACGGACCTGGAGACCCAACGGATCTGCCAGAGGTATTAAAGATGATTCAAGCCATTCAACCTCAAGTTCCAGTATTTGGAATTTGCTTGGGTCATCAATTAATTGCTCTAGCCAATGGCGCTAGAACATACAAAATGAATTTTGGACATAGAGGATTCAATCATCCAGTCAAAGAAATTGCAACTGGAAAAATCGCTTTTACTTCTCAAAATCACGGATATTCAGTGGAGAAAGAATCCATTGACCCTAATCAACTAAGAGTCACACATCTTGAGATTAATGATGGAACGATTGAAGGACTAAGACACCGTACTCATCCGGTATTTAGTGTGCAGTATCATCCTGATGCAGCACCTGGACCACATGATGCAGAAGATTTGTTTGATCAGTTCACAGAACTGATGGATTCTTGGAAAGCGGGGAATAAAGATGCCTAA
- a CDS encoding dihydroorotase codes for MTLLIKNAHTLPRHSKQLQDILVEGGKIKEIGEQLSSDGVEVIDVQGKLVVPGLIDVHVHLREPGFEYKETIETGSAAAARGGFTTICAMPNVNPAPDTAEKMQRIQQLIKDTALVNVKQYAPITELLTSEDLTDQESLIEAGAFAFTNDGLGVQTAATMFKAMEEATRNHVAIVAHTEDDSLLFGGGVMHEGIRNKELNLPGMSQLTESTQIARDVLLAEATGVHYHICHVSAKESVRVIREAKRAGINVTAEVTPHHLLLSEQDIPSDNTLYKMNPPLRGKDDQEALLEGLLDGTIDMIATDHAPHSEDEKKGSMIGSPFGIIGSETAFSLLYTYLVKTHKVTLEQLIDWMTINPAKVFGFEAGRLTVGAPADIACFDLENKTKISKETIKSKSSNTPFIGWDIAGDTYLTIVNGKVVYQEGN; via the coding sequence ATGACACTACTGATAAAAAATGCGCACACCTTACCAAGACACTCAAAGCAGCTTCAAGATATCTTGGTTGAAGGCGGAAAAATAAAAGAAATAGGAGAGCAACTCTCTTCTGATGGGGTAGAAGTCATTGACGTTCAAGGAAAGCTGGTTGTACCAGGTCTGATAGATGTACATGTTCACCTTAGAGAACCTGGATTTGAGTATAAAGAAACCATTGAAACAGGTTCGGCTGCAGCTGCTCGAGGAGGATTTACAACGATCTGTGCGATGCCTAATGTAAATCCAGCTCCAGATACTGCTGAAAAGATGCAAAGAATACAACAGTTGATTAAAGACACAGCCTTAGTAAATGTTAAACAGTACGCGCCTATCACAGAATTGCTTACAAGCGAGGATCTTACAGATCAAGAATCTTTAATAGAAGCAGGTGCTTTTGCCTTTACAAATGATGGCTTAGGCGTTCAAACAGCAGCGACCATGTTTAAAGCAATGGAAGAAGCTACCAGAAACCATGTTGCGATTGTTGCGCATACAGAAGATGATTCGTTGCTATTTGGTGGGGGTGTGATGCATGAAGGCATCCGAAACAAAGAATTGAACTTACCTGGAATGAGCCAACTAACAGAATCCACTCAGATCGCTCGAGATGTGCTGTTAGCCGAAGCAACCGGTGTGCACTATCATATTTGTCATGTATCAGCGAAAGAAAGCGTCAGAGTGATTAGAGAAGCTAAAAGAGCTGGAATCAACGTTACAGCCGAAGTTACACCACATCACTTACTATTATCAGAACAAGATATTCCGTCAGACAATACGCTGTATAAAATGAATCCACCACTTAGAGGGAAAGACGACCAAGAAGCTCTTTTGGAAGGCTTACTAGACGGGACAATTGACATGATCGCAACAGATCATGCCCCTCATAGTGAAGACGAGAAAAAGGGGTCAATGATTGGATCACCATTTGGAATCATCGGAAGTGAAACAGCTTTTTCATTACTCTACACTTATCTAGTTAAAACGCATAAAGTCACACTTGAACAACTTATTGACTGGATGACGATAAACCCCGCCAAAGTATTTGGTTTTGAAGCCGGCAGACTAACAGTAGGTGCTCCGGCAGATATCGCTTGTTTTGATTTAGAAAATAAAACCAAGATTTCAAAAGAGACGATAAAATCTAAATCGTCTAACACACCATTTATCGGGTGGGACATCGCTGGAGATACGTATCTGACGATTGTAAATGGAAAAGTTGTATACCAGGAGGGAAACTAG
- a CDS encoding aspartate carbamoyltransferase catalytic subunit produces the protein MKNGLQQLKRRHFITLNDFTPDQIQTLIDHSLKFKLGQMIARFHDRYAVNLFFEDSTRTHKSFEMAEKKSGMQVLEFSPENSSLKKGETLYDTVKTFEAIGVDLIVIRHGQEAFYEELISIPDLRCSIVNGGDGAGQHPSQSLLDLMTIYEEFKTFQHLKVAIAGDIRHSRVAKSNAQILNKLGADVYFTGPEEWMDDSLHIYGTHVEMDELIDKVEVLMLLRVQHERHSNLGQVFSKEDYLNKYGLTVERERRMNENSIIMHPAPVNRGVEIATELVECQRSRIFKQMENGVYARMAIIDSLLNEY, from the coding sequence ATGAAAAATGGGTTACAACAACTTAAACGTAGACATTTTATTACCTTAAATGATTTTACACCTGATCAGATTCAAACACTGATTGATCATTCATTAAAATTTAAACTGGGTCAGATGATTGCCCGATTTCATGATCGTTATGCAGTAAATCTTTTCTTTGAAGACAGTACACGCACACATAAGAGCTTTGAAATGGCAGAGAAAAAATCAGGCATGCAGGTTTTAGAATTTTCTCCTGAAAATAGTAGCCTAAAAAAAGGCGAAACTTTATACGATACCGTAAAAACGTTTGAAGCGATTGGGGTAGATCTTATCGTGATCAGACATGGACAAGAAGCTTTTTACGAAGAATTGATTAGTATACCTGACTTGAGGTGTTCGATTGTGAACGGTGGAGATGGAGCCGGTCAGCACCCAAGCCAATCGCTTTTAGATCTAATGACTATCTATGAAGAATTCAAGACATTTCAACACTTAAAAGTCGCGATTGCTGGAGATATAAGACATTCCAGAGTAGCAAAAAGTAATGCTCAGATACTAAATAAACTGGGTGCTGATGTTTACTTTACTGGACCAGAAGAGTGGATGGATGATTCGCTTCACATATATGGAACTCATGTAGAAATGGATGAGTTGATCGATAAAGTAGAAGTTTTGATGTTACTTAGAGTACAGCACGAACGGCACAGTAATCTTGGACAAGTTTTTTCTAAAGAGGATTACTTAAATAAATACGGATTAACTGTTGAACGTGAAAGACGAATGAATGAAAACTCAATCATCATGCATCCGGCACCGGTAAATAGGGGTGTAGAGATTGCAACAGAATTAGTCGAGTGCCAACGCTCGAGAATTTTCAAGCAAATGGAAAATGGTGTATATGCTAGAATGGCCATTATCGACTCATTACTGAACGAATATTAG
- the pyrR gene encoding bifunctional pyr operon transcriptional regulator/uracil phosphoribosyltransferase PyrR, with translation MQNSQEIEVINEVAIKRALTRITYEIIEKNKGIDNLVLLGVKTRGVFLAQRIAQRIEQLEGHKVEIGELDISNYRDDHKNETMTIPAPDIATSIENKQVVIVDDVLYTGRTIRAALDAVIDSGRPKKIYLAVLIDRGHRELPIRADFVGKNIPTANDETIQVSLKEVDDKDTVTIIKPTKS, from the coding sequence ATGCAGAACAGTCAGGAAATAGAAGTAATCAACGAAGTCGCAATCAAAAGAGCTTTGACGAGAATTACCTATGAAATCATTGAAAAAAATAAAGGAATCGATAATCTAGTTCTTCTGGGTGTAAAGACAAGAGGTGTATTCCTCGCTCAGCGCATTGCCCAAAGAATTGAACAATTAGAAGGACATAAAGTTGAAATCGGGGAGTTAGATATTTCTAATTACCGTGATGATCATAAAAACGAAACAATGACTATTCCGGCACCGGATATTGCTACTTCAATCGAAAATAAACAAGTCGTGATTGTAGACGATGTATTATATACAGGTCGTACAATACGTGCAGCATTAGATGCAGTTATTGATAGCGGAAGACCGAAAAAAATTTATCTTGCTGTGTTAATAGACCGTGGACATAGAGAGTTACCGATAAGAGCAGACTTTGTAGGAAAAAATATTCCAACCGCTAACGATGAGACGATTCAAGTCTCTTTAAAAGAAGTCGATGATAAAGATACTGTCACGATCATTAAACCAACTAAATCATAA